Proteins from a single region of Argopecten irradians isolate NY chromosome 7, Ai_NY, whole genome shotgun sequence:
- the LOC138328397 gene encoding electron transfer flavoprotein-ubiquinone oxidoreductase, mitochondrial-like, producing the protein MAALMRKVSVCSRNGKGLWSYLRQRHYCVNAAKTAPKITTHYTVHPRDKDPRWAEVDMERYGDETDVLIVGGGPAGLSTACRLKQMANDQGKELRVCLVEKAAEIGGHTLSGACIEPRALEELFPDWKERGAPLHTEVKEDRFSFLTKTGRIPIPILPFFPMNNHGNYIVRLGNVVRWLGEQAEALGVEIYPGYAASEVLFHEDGSVKGIATNDVGIYKDGSPKDTFERGMELHAKVTIFGEGCHGHLAKQLYKKFDLRKDCEPQTYGIGLKELWEIDPSQHKPGHVEHTVGWPFDKNTYGGSFLYHLDEGPMVVVGIVVGLDYTNPYINPFREFQRFKHHPAIEPIFRGGNRVAYGARALNEGGLQCIPKLTFPGGCLIGCSSGFMNVPKIKGTHNAMKSGIVAAESVFDTLFNEDLMSNSPTTSPEPSLYEERLRKSWVWDEMKAVRNVRLSFHSPLGLYGGLAYTGLFYCFLRGKEPWTLKHGGADNARLKPAAECTPIEYPKPDGKISFDLLSSVALTGTNHDHDQPAHLTLMDDSVPVNHNLAIYDGPEQRFCPAGVYEYVDTEDGTGKRLQINAQNCIHCKTCDIKDPSQNINWVCPQGGEGPAYNGM; encoded by the exons ATGGCGGCTCTTATGAGGAAAGTTTCTGTCTGCAGCCGGAATG GTAAAGGTTTGTGGTCATACCTTCGTCAAAGACACTACTGCGTTAACGCCGCCAAAACTGCTCCAAAGataacaacacattacacagtACATCCCAGAGACAAAGATCCAAGATGggcag AGGTGGACATGGAGCGTTATGGGGACGAGACAGATGTTCTTATCGTCGGAGGAGGTCCTGCGGGTTTGTCTACAGCCTGTCGACTCAAACAAATGGCGAACGACCAAGGCAAGGAGCTGAGAGTCTGTCTAGTGGAAAAAGCAGCAGAAATAG GTGGACACACACTCTCTGGCGCCTGTATTGAACCAAGAGCACTAGAAGAACTGTTCCCTGATTGGAAGGAACGTGGG GCTCCACTTCATACCGAGGTGAAGGAAGACAGATTTTCATTCCTAACTAAAACAGGAAGAATACCCATACCAATTCTGCCTT TTTTTCCAATGAACAATCATGGTAACTACATTGTACGGCTAGGCAATGTGGTACGATGGCTGGGTGAGCAGGCTGAAGCATTGGGAGTGGAAATCTACCCTGGATACGCTGCTAGTGAG GTTTTATTTCATGAAGACGGTAGTGTTAAAGGAATAGCCACAAATGATGTAGGAATATACAAAGATGGATCTCCAAAG GACACATTTGAGAGAGGAATGGAGCTACATGCCAAAGTTACGATATTTGGTGAAGGCTGTCATGGCCATCTAGCCAAACAGCTGTACAAGAAATTTGACCTGAGAAAGGATTGTGAGCCTCAGACTTATGGTATAGGCCTGAAGGAGCTGTGGGAGATCGATCCCTCACAGCATAAGCCAGGCCACGTAGAACATACCGTAGGGTGGCCATTT GATAAAAACACGTACGGTGGATCTTTTCTTTATCACCTCGACGAGGGTCCAATGGTTGTTGTGGGAATTGTG GTTGGTCTTGACTACACGAATCCCTATATCAACCCATTCCGAGAGTTTCAGCGATTCAAACACCATCCTGCCATAGAACCCATATTCAGGGGAGGTAACCGTGTAGCTTACGGTGCCCGGGCTCTCAATGAAGGAGGCTTACAG TGTATTCCAAAGCTGACCTTTCCTGGTGGTTGTCTGATTGGCTGCAGCTCAGGGTTTATGAACGTTCCTAAGATCAAGGGAACACACAATGCCATGAAGAGTGGTATTGTAGCTGCTGAGTCTGTGTTTGATACACTTTTCAATGAAGACTTGATGTCAAATTCTCCTACAACAA GCCCTGAACCAAGTCTGTATGAGGAGAGACTGAGGAAAAGTTGGGTATGGGATGAGATGAAAGCCGTAAGGAACGTCCGACTATCTTTCCATTCTCCACTAGGTCTTTATGGAGGCTTGGCATACACAGGACTTTTCTACTGCTTCCTTAGAGGGAAAGAGCCATGGACATTAAAACATGGAG GTGCTGACAATGCCAGACTTAAACCCGCTGCTGAATGTACCCCAATTGAGTACCCCAAACCTGACGGGAAGATCAGTTTTGACCTGCTGTCCTCTGTCGCACTGACCGGCACCAACCATGACCACGACCAGCCGGCCCATCTCACTCTAATGGACGACTCTGTACCGGTCAACCATAACCTCGCTATCTATGACGGCCCAGAACAAAGGTTTTGTCCAGCTG GTGTGTATGAATATGTGGACACTGAGGATGGGACAGGCAAACGGCTTCAGATCAATGCACAGAACTGTATTCACTGTAAAACATGTGACATCAAGGACCCTAGTCAGAACATAAATTGGGTGTGTCCCCAGGGGGGAGAGGGACCAGCGTACAATGGAATGTAG